A region from the Fibrobacter sp. genome encodes:
- a CDS encoding GIY-YIG nuclease family protein, with protein sequence MNEYYVYMMASSNNNALYIGLTNDIRRRYEEHCSGNVTGFTQKYKVHKLVYLEQYTEVNDAIAREKQLKGWSRAKKNVLVNGQNPLWNDLMQGEV encoded by the coding sequence ATGAATGAGTATTACGTATATATGATGGCAAGTTCTAATAATAATGCTTTATACATTGGATTGACGAATGATATAAGGCGCCGTTATGAGGAACATTGTTCTGGGAATGTCACTGGATTTACTCAAAAATATAAAGTCCACAAATTGGTTTATTTGGAACAATATACTGAAGTGAATGATGCTATAGCTCGTGAAAAGCAATTAAAAGGTTGGAGTAGGGCAAAGAAAAATGTTCTTGTTAATGGTCAAAATCCTTTATGGAACGATTTAATGCAAGGTGAAGTTTAG
- the ccsA gene encoding cytochrome c biogenesis protein CcsA: MIDCLKKFASLKVTCALLVAFLLLTFWGVLGQAAAGNEGAALATNRFFGSYFLWVLGVIPVPAFKSLAAVSALQLIASMMYRMPRIFSRDDSGKLVLSGWRNLGLYGMHIALLVLLVGSLVGSEFRQEFNGFRAVPAVGELVDVKTPQKITYYTVNDGLNTSAVKVGEGYPYFTFYKGQVDMMGVKVDLYTATYDPFHFVPYVFMILFLLSAAFHYAVKVRAGSAANKKNFISVIALVFAGLFFTPSANATTLFPPAIPDSIAKKLPWNPEDPVMVNGVVRPFDSFARGIVNDLYGKVTFKYCVEDDCDDEDAVYMVGLIYVRASEEKELFKVLRSDVLQALHLPENKRYVSYNDLNASRSQLEIYASRNDDHPATAEMKRLLANVQLYESIERGDFRKATATPEQTKKFKAEVFYNHANFALIAFILAFIGCVLAAVNSLFKKRALDVAANSMAAATAATLSIAFALRLYITGRPPLSSLYEIVLLIALLLECFEFGAFIFCKKRTFSLIIPVTAMATVLLFFAKFILEPGDLFQPIPAVLNSSVFLTLHVFTIALGFASVILSGIVAHVALFRETRCAKNSEQLQNINKLLFGTLVFGSAFTILGTLLGGVWADFAWGRFWGFDPKECGALFVCLWTMLGLHLRGGCLISPRGFALFNCFNVIVTFLCWFGINLLGVGLHSYGFQSGTVMWLLIFILADLGVIFYLNHCRRNLGVAD; this comes from the coding sequence ATGATTGACTGCTTGAAAAAGTTTGCTTCCTTGAAGGTGACTTGCGCTTTGCTGGTTGCTTTCTTGTTGCTGACATTTTGGGGCGTTCTCGGCCAGGCTGCTGCGGGTAACGAAGGGGCTGCCCTTGCAACAAATCGCTTTTTTGGAAGTTATTTCCTGTGGGTTCTTGGGGTGATTCCGGTGCCCGCTTTTAAATCATTGGCTGCAGTGAGTGCGCTTCAGTTGATTGCCTCCATGATGTACCGTATGCCGCGGATTTTCTCTCGGGACGACTCGGGCAAACTTGTTCTCTCGGGTTGGCGTAACCTGGGGCTTTATGGAATGCATATTGCCCTGCTGGTTCTTTTGGTGGGTAGCCTTGTGGGCTCCGAATTTCGTCAGGAGTTTAACGGTTTCCGTGCAGTTCCTGCCGTAGGCGAATTGGTGGACGTCAAGACTCCGCAAAAGATTACCTACTACACCGTCAATGACGGCTTGAATACAAGTGCGGTGAAAGTGGGAGAGGGCTATCCCTACTTTACGTTCTACAAAGGTCAGGTGGATATGATGGGAGTGAAGGTGGACCTTTATACGGCTACCTACGACCCTTTCCATTTTGTGCCGTACGTGTTCATGATTTTGTTCTTGCTCAGTGCGGCGTTTCATTATGCTGTTAAGGTGCGGGCTGGGTCTGCTGCAAATAAAAAGAACTTTATAAGTGTGATTGCCTTGGTTTTTGCAGGCCTGTTTTTTACGCCTTCCGCAAATGCAACAACCCTTTTTCCTCCTGCTATTCCAGATTCTATTGCGAAAAAACTGCCTTGGAATCCTGAAGACCCTGTAATGGTCAATGGGGTTGTGCGCCCCTTTGACTCCTTTGCTCGCGGGATTGTCAACGATCTTTATGGCAAGGTTACTTTTAAGTACTGCGTAGAGGATGACTGCGATGATGAAGATGCGGTTTATATGGTTGGACTTATTTATGTGCGTGCCTCTGAAGAAAAAGAACTTTTTAAGGTTCTTCGCAGCGATGTGTTGCAGGCGCTTCATCTGCCTGAAAATAAACGTTATGTCAGCTACAATGATTTGAATGCCTCCCGTTCTCAACTGGAAATTTATGCAAGCCGCAACGATGACCATCCGGCTACAGCCGAAATGAAACGTTTGCTTGCCAATGTGCAACTTTATGAATCCATCGAACGAGGTGATTTTAGAAAGGCTACGGCAACTCCGGAACAGACAAAAAAATTTAAGGCAGAAGTTTTCTACAACCACGCCAACTTTGCCTTGATCGCGTTCATCCTAGCTTTCATCGGTTGTGTCTTGGCTGCAGTCAATTCCCTTTTCAAAAAGCGCGCCCTTGATGTGGCGGCGAACTCCATGGCTGCAGCGACCGCAGCAACGTTGTCCATAGCATTTGCCCTGCGCCTTTACATTACAGGCCGCCCGCCTCTTTCCAGTTTGTATGAGATTGTGCTGTTGATTGCCTTACTGTTAGAATGCTTTGAATTTGGAGCCTTTATCTTCTGCAAGAAACGCACGTTCTCCCTCATCATTCCAGTAACGGCAATGGCCACAGTCCTGTTGTTCTTTGCCAAGTTCATTTTGGAACCTGGGGATTTGTTCCAGCCCATTCCTGCGGTGTTGAATTCCTCGGTGTTTCTGACACTACATGTGTTTACAATCGCCCTGGGATTTGCTAGCGTTATTTTGTCTGGAATCGTTGCCCATGTGGCCTTGTTCCGCGAAACCCGCTGCGCCAAGAATTCGGAACAACTTCAGAATATAAACAAACTCCTTTTCGGTACCCTTGTTTTTGGTTCTGCCTTTACCATTTTGGGTACGTTGCTTGGGGGCGTCTGGGCGGATTTTGCCTGGGGGCGTTTCTGGGGCTTTGACCCTAAGGAATGCGGGGCTCTTTTCGTTTGCCTTTGGACGATGCTTGGGCTACACCTTCGCGGTGGATGCCTCATCTCGCCAAGGGGCTTCGCACTGTTCAACTGTTTCAATGTGATTGTCACGTTCCTTTGCTGGTTTGGAATTAACTTGCTGGGAGTCGGGCTTCATAGCTACGGCTTCCAAAGCGGAACGGTAATGTGGCTTTTGATTTTTATTCTCGCTGATCTTGGCGTGATTTTTTATTTGAACCATTGTAGACGAAATCTCGGCGTAGCCGACTAA
- a CDS encoding deoxyguanosinetriphosphate triphosphohydrolase gives MLSATRYGHPADQDPNRSDFHRDYDRIVFSTAFRRLGRKTQVHPFSVNDHVHSRLTHSIEVSSVGRSLAITVYHLIKKYLPKYVNEYQFGTIVQSACLAHDIGNPPFGHAGEAAIREWFRKNRNSAPMQDLKPDEIADFENFDGNAQGHRILSKLEYHFLDGGMRLTYATIGAMIKYPQLAKFGTPTSLFSTEADLYRMTAYTLGIPELETGKWARHPLVYLMEAADDICYSILDVEDAIELGILSFGDVRSMFSYLCGPDVDIDREYQENGQNFRDFLSSIRGLAIQNLIDDVAIAFVNNYEQIMSGESVKHLTDLSRSEVMEGIRIAKRLGVERIYPDRRKTELEVGSYTTLSTVLDAFINGVYDFRKNGKNSYRADRIVRLIGQAKIGQSVTAAEAYHQVLDFVSGMTDNYATYLARQIGGLAMGY, from the coding sequence TTGCTTTCTGCTACGCGTTATGGACATCCTGCCGATCAGGATCCTAACCGCTCTGATTTTCATCGTGATTACGACCGTATTGTTTTTTCTACGGCATTCCGCCGCCTTGGCCGAAAGACCCAGGTCCATCCGTTTTCTGTAAACGACCACGTTCACAGCCGCCTGACCCACAGTATTGAAGTGAGTAGCGTTGGCCGTAGCCTTGCCATTACGGTTTATCACCTGATCAAGAAGTATTTGCCCAAGTATGTGAACGAATACCAGTTCGGCACCATCGTTCAGTCTGCCTGCTTGGCCCATGATATCGGCAATCCTCCCTTCGGCCACGCCGGCGAGGCTGCCATTCGCGAATGGTTCCGTAAGAATCGCAATTCCGCTCCCATGCAGGATTTAAAACCGGATGAAATTGCGGACTTTGAAAACTTTGACGGTAATGCTCAGGGCCATCGAATCCTGAGCAAGCTGGAATACCATTTCCTGGATGGCGGCATGCGTCTGACTTACGCAACCATCGGGGCTATGATCAAGTATCCCCAGCTGGCCAAGTTCGGCACACCCACCAGCCTGTTCTCTACAGAAGCTGATCTCTACCGCATGACCGCCTACACCTTGGGCATTCCCGAGCTGGAAACTGGCAAGTGGGCCCGTCATCCGCTGGTATACTTGATGGAAGCTGCTGACGATATCTGCTACAGCATCCTGGATGTGGAGGATGCCATCGAACTTGGTATTCTTTCCTTCGGCGATGTACGTAGCATGTTTAGCTACCTCTGCGGCCCCGATGTGGATATTGACCGCGAGTATCAGGAAAACGGACAGAACTTCCGTGACTTCCTCAGTAGCATTCGCGGACTAGCTATCCAGAACCTGATTGATGATGTGGCTATTGCCTTTGTGAATAACTACGAACAGATTATGTCTGGTGAATCGGTGAAGCATCTTACCGACTTGTCCCGTTCCGAGGTCATGGAAGGTATCCGTATTGCAAAGCGCCTGGGTGTGGAACGCATCTATCCGGACCGTCGCAAGACCGAACTTGAAGTGGGTAGCTATACCACCTTGAGTACTGTCCTGGATGCATTCATCAACGGTGTGTACGATTTCCGCAAGAATGGTAAGAATTCCTATCGCGCCGATCGCATAGTACGTTTGATTGGCCAGGCAAAGATTGGCCAGAGCGTTACTGCCGCCGAAGCCTACCATCAGGTGCTGGACTTTGTCAGCGGCATGACCGACAACTACGCCACTTATCTGGCTCGTCAGATTGGCGGCCTTGCCATGGGTTACTAG
- a CDS encoding HAD hydrolase-like protein: protein MIWLFDYDLTLYGADEHCVIESLDERISKTVQNATGVDFETAHKIRKDYLQRFGTTLAGLQAMHGVKPDDFFDFIHQPEYLIYPKSSPEKRDLVTGLSGRKFVFTNGRRDWSEAGMDHMGIRDCFEDIFDLKQMDWEGKPHESAYEKAEKWLAQKLPDQFLANGSPVNPSEIILLEDSARNLEPAHRRGWRTVLVNPLPDVPPWVDYHIPNLLDLKTILPELTRDA from the coding sequence ATGATTTGGCTCTTTGATTACGACTTGACTTTGTATGGCGCAGATGAACACTGCGTCATAGAATCTCTTGATGAACGTATATCCAAGACCGTTCAAAACGCAACTGGCGTTGATTTCGAAACCGCCCATAAGATTCGCAAGGATTATCTGCAACGTTTTGGAACAACCCTCGCTGGACTTCAGGCCATGCATGGCGTTAAACCCGACGATTTCTTTGACTTTATTCACCAGCCAGAGTACCTGATTTATCCAAAGTCGTCGCCAGAAAAGCGAGACTTGGTTACGGGCCTGTCTGGTCGTAAGTTTGTTTTTACCAATGGTCGCCGAGACTGGAGCGAAGCGGGTATGGATCATATGGGTATCCGCGATTGTTTCGAGGACATATTTGACTTGAAACAGATGGATTGGGAAGGCAAGCCTCACGAAAGCGCCTATGAAAAGGCGGAAAAGTGGTTGGCCCAAAAACTGCCGGACCAGTTCCTTGCCAATGGATCTCCAGTAAATCCATCCGAAATCATCCTGCTGGAGGATTCTGCCCGTAATTTGGAACCCGCTCACCGGCGTGGTTGGAGAACGGTTCTTGTCAATCCTCTGCCGGATGTTCCGCCTTGGGTGGATTATCACATTCCGAATTTGCTTGACTTGAAAACGATTCTTCCTGAACTCACGAGAGATGCCTAG
- a CDS encoding metal ABC transporter permease: MMELLSFGFMQNALIASVLVALACGIVGTFVVVNRLTSLSGGVAHASFGGVGLAVFLGFSPMLGSLGFAVACAMLMVLLTWMDRKKSDTFIGIIWAGGMALGVILTDLTPGYSGEMMSFLFGSLLTVPTDLLYWMGALLVLILLAVVANFRKFLAISYDPEFARVQGLPVKTYYMLLIAMIALTVVIAVQAVGMILVIALLTIPAYIAETYAKNLVQMILISVGLSLALMLAGLMLACQLNFVVGPTIILCGVVLYALNFAVRKFVLSR; the protein is encoded by the coding sequence ATGATGGAACTGCTTTCTTTTGGCTTTATGCAGAATGCTCTGATAGCCTCGGTCCTTGTTGCCTTGGCTTGCGGCATTGTTGGAACCTTTGTTGTGGTTAACCGCCTGACGTCCTTGTCGGGAGGTGTTGCTCATGCATCCTTTGGTGGCGTCGGTTTGGCTGTATTCCTTGGCTTTTCGCCCATGCTTGGCTCCTTGGGTTTTGCTGTGGCCTGTGCTATGCTGATGGTGCTTCTAACCTGGATGGATCGAAAAAAGTCGGACACCTTCATTGGAATTATCTGGGCCGGAGGCATGGCCCTGGGTGTTATTCTGACCGACCTTACTCCTGGCTATAGCGGCGAAATGATGAGTTTCTTGTTTGGAAGTCTCCTAACGGTTCCAACGGATCTTCTTTACTGGATGGGCGCTCTTCTTGTATTGATTCTTTTGGCTGTGGTTGCAAATTTCCGAAAGTTCCTTGCCATTTCCTATGATCCGGAATTTGCCAGGGTTCAGGGATTGCCGGTAAAAACCTACTACATGCTTTTGATTGCAATGATAGCCTTGACTGTGGTTATTGCTGTCCAGGCTGTGGGTATGATTCTGGTGATAGCCCTTCTTACCATTCCTGCCTACATAGCCGAGACCTATGCAAAAAATCTTGTGCAGATGATCCTTATCTCTGTGGGGTTGTCTCTGGCATTGATGCTTGCAGGCTTGATGCTTGCTTGTCAGTTGAACTTTGTGGTGGGTCCCACCATCATTCTCTGTGGCGTGGTTCTTTACGCATTGAACTTTGCCGTTAGGAAATTTGTACTTTCAAGGTAA
- a CDS encoding PDZ domain-containing protein has translation MNRFIKASLIAAAFGMAATPVLAENESFGGIGVTIYQLKKGVKVAEVIPGTPAAESKLQSGDVIIAVDGQSLAGLTIDESKDLLRGQANKPLELTFVSGADTLSTVIRRAKIKVKDLDAEKVEAWYGDKKEFNAEELETFASANSEDQLVAVLKHGYRISEKNVNSKGLNGIYVEKAEEFAPKAPKQNNGKADKAILKGFSRNAVSFELKTAGTVVVTIMSAEGEQVAVLRSENAQPGFNTLSWNSDNVPSGRYMVSIEQNGNVSGRNAVLK, from the coding sequence ATGAACCGTTTTATTAAAGCCTCTTTGATTGCTGCCGCTTTTGGCATGGCTGCCACTCCGGTTCTCGCCGAAAATGAATCCTTCGGTGGTATCGGTGTTACCATTTATCAGCTCAAGAAGGGCGTCAAGGTTGCGGAAGTAATCCCGGGAACCCCCGCTGCAGAAAGCAAGCTTCAGTCTGGCGATGTGATTATTGCCGTAGATGGTCAGAGCCTTGCAGGTCTTACTATCGATGAATCCAAGGATCTTCTCCGCGGTCAGGCAAATAAGCCCCTTGAACTGACCTTCGTCAGCGGTGCTGACACTCTTTCCACTGTAATCCGCCGCGCAAAGATCAAGGTTAAGGATCTTGATGCCGAAAAGGTCGAAGCCTGGTATGGCGACAAGAAGGAATTCAATGCAGAAGAATTGGAAACCTTTGCTAGCGCTAACAGCGAAGACCAACTGGTTGCCGTTCTCAAGCACGGCTATCGTATCTCCGAAAAGAATGTGAACTCCAAGGGCCTTAACGGTATCTACGTAGAAAAGGCCGAAGAATTCGCACCCAAGGCTCCCAAGCAGAACAATGGCAAGGCTGACAAGGCTATCCTTAAGGGCTTCAGCCGTAATGCAGTAAGCTTCGAACTGAAGACAGCTGGTACTGTTGTTGTTACCATCATGAGTGCCGAAGGCGAACAGGTTGCTGTACTCCGTTCTGAAAATGCCCAGCCGGGTTTCAACACTCTGTCTTGGAACTCCGATAACGTTCCTTCTGGCCGTTACATGGTTTCCATCGAACAGAATGGTAACGTCAGCGGTAGAAACGCAGTCCTGAAGTAA
- a CDS encoding LPS-assembly protein LptD, giving the protein MIFTTAFAAPSAFGQEMTRFELEEREQVEEDTTEVDWMNDTTGTDTIEYRAVDLEYDVERSTFNLNNSAQLKYRTATLDADTIWFDQENSVLAASGDPIMRDSKNPSLSGMRLKYNMKSRIGEIYYATTYQDNQQLNGMEVRRLPDQRIQIARGDFSTCNDSTHQHFYFYGRRMVVKPKETITARPVVLNIADVPVAVLPMVVAPLKSGRRSGILTPKFGGDQKQGYYMSNLGFYYAPNDYWDATVKGDIIEGEEARFERSTMTGEVRYKKRYVLDGNLSYTAYLEEFDVANSGYDIRFSHNQNLTPDGKHTLSGSGSFVSSQSVRKDNALDAETILNQQANAQLTYSGKIGTNKSLTVKASQKHNLVTDLMEREIPDVQYRMSGQLFDFELDEDDVAADDGSFQSYLEKFNYSFNNRFNYYTRRAQDTINEVDTTAEYVGYTGTYSLDYSGSLFDVINLTPRATFTGYWTGTGWINPEDSLKYRRRYMSLDPEHDSYGEVAYNHNYSITADTKLYGIWVPEIGRFTGVRHVLSPSVSYTYAPEIDTVKKFAPHPLLGQTPYQTKQKTVGFGLNNDFDIKYLKVVGHAADTTKGDTAKAVEDQYGTRRLLTTRHNVSYNFAADSLQFSDITSSFGLQVLPNYIFTINTRHSVYHKYEDDPNKVRFPELTYWGYDFSKHFNWSGEFNGGLPSQMEKYEMLKWTFGLDYSYSFSSSRVARDLFQDRVTHSTGISASLQPTRNWEMTYSTRYNYNEGRFVTHSFTFNRVLHCWQLDFSWTPTGPAAGWSFSIYVRDLPDIKLNAGSTETK; this is encoded by the coding sequence GTGATTTTCACAACAGCCTTTGCCGCTCCGTCCGCATTCGGGCAGGAGATGACCCGCTTTGAGCTGGAAGAGCGTGAACAGGTGGAAGAAGATACCACTGAAGTAGACTGGATGAACGACACTACCGGTACAGATACCATTGAGTACCGAGCTGTAGACTTGGAGTACGATGTAGAACGGTCTACCTTCAATTTGAACAATAGCGCGCAGTTGAAGTATCGTACCGCGACCTTGGATGCCGATACAATCTGGTTTGACCAGGAAAATTCGGTTCTTGCGGCAAGTGGTGATCCAATCATGAGAGATTCGAAGAATCCCTCTCTGTCGGGTATGCGCCTCAAGTACAACATGAAAAGCCGAATCGGTGAAATCTATTACGCAACGACGTACCAGGACAACCAGCAGTTGAACGGAATGGAAGTCCGTCGCCTGCCTGACCAGCGAATCCAAATTGCCCGAGGCGACTTCAGTACTTGTAACGATTCTACGCATCAGCATTTTTATTTCTATGGCCGTCGCATGGTGGTAAAGCCCAAGGAAACCATTACGGCAAGACCTGTGGTGCTGAATATTGCCGATGTTCCTGTGGCTGTGCTTCCCATGGTGGTGGCTCCTCTTAAGAGTGGCCGCCGTTCCGGTATCCTGACGCCAAAGTTCGGCGGTGACCAGAAGCAGGGTTACTACATGAGTAACCTCGGCTTTTACTACGCACCCAACGACTACTGGGACGCAACCGTCAAGGGCGACATTATTGAAGGCGAAGAGGCTCGCTTTGAACGTTCGACCATGACAGGGGAGGTGCGTTACAAGAAACGCTACGTACTGGATGGAAACCTTTCCTACACGGCCTACCTTGAGGAATTTGATGTAGCCAATAGCGGTTACGACATTCGCTTTAGCCATAACCAGAACTTGACTCCCGATGGCAAGCATACCTTGAGTGGTTCCGGTTCCTTCGTCAGTAGCCAGAGTGTCCGTAAGGATAACGCCCTGGATGCGGAAACCATCTTGAACCAGCAGGCAAACGCCCAGTTGACCTACTCCGGAAAGATCGGGACCAACAAGAGCCTAACGGTGAAGGCCAGCCAGAAGCACAACCTCGTTACGGACCTTATGGAACGAGAGATTCCCGACGTCCAGTACCGTATGAGCGGCCAGCTTTTTGATTTTGAACTGGACGAGGATGACGTGGCTGCCGACGACGGCTCCTTCCAGAGCTATCTTGAAAAGTTTAACTACAGCTTCAACAACCGCTTTAACTACTATACCCGTCGCGCACAGGATACCATTAACGAGGTGGATACTACTGCGGAATATGTAGGTTACACGGGAACCTACTCCCTGGATTATTCCGGAAGTCTTTTCGATGTTATTAACCTTACTCCACGGGCTACGTTCACGGGTTATTGGACTGGAACGGGCTGGATCAATCCCGAGGACTCTCTCAAGTATCGCCGTCGTTACATGAGCTTGGATCCTGAACACGATAGCTATGGTGAAGTCGCCTACAACCACAATTACAGTATTACCGCGGATACAAAGCTGTATGGTATCTGGGTTCCTGAGATTGGTCGTTTTACCGGTGTCCGACATGTGCTTTCTCCCAGTGTATCTTACACCTACGCGCCGGAAATCGATACGGTCAAGAAGTTCGCTCCCCATCCGTTGCTTGGGCAGACTCCGTACCAGACAAAGCAGAAGACTGTTGGCTTTGGTTTGAACAACGACTTCGACATCAAGTACTTGAAAGTTGTTGGTCATGCCGCGGATACTACAAAGGGCGATACGGCCAAGGCGGTGGAAGACCAGTATGGAACACGTCGACTGCTAACAACCCGTCATAACGTATCCTACAATTTTGCTGCGGATTCACTGCAGTTCTCCGACATTACATCTTCCTTCGGTTTACAGGTTTTGCCGAACTACATCTTTACCATTAATACTCGCCATAGTGTTTACCACAAGTACGAAGACGATCCCAATAAGGTCCGTTTCCCGGAACTGACTTACTGGGGTTACGACTTCTCGAAACACTTTAACTGGAGCGGTGAATTCAATGGCGGTCTTCCGTCCCAGATGGAAAAGTACGAAATGCTGAAGTGGACCTTTGGCCTAGACTACAGCTACAGCTTCAGCAGCAGTCGTGTGGCCCGAGATCTTTTCCAGGATAGGGTTACCCACTCCACGGGCATCAGCGCAAGCTTGCAGCCTACAAGAAACTGGGAAATGACGTACAGCACTCGTTACAACTATAACGAAGGCCGTTTCGTGACGCACAGCTTTACCTTTAACCGAGTACTTCATTGTTGGCAGTTGGATTTCAGCTGGACTCCTACGGGGCCTGCAGCGGGCTGGAGTTTCTCCATCTACGTACGAGACCTGCCTGATATCAAACTTAACGCAGGCAGTACTGAAACAAAGTAG
- a CDS encoding Maf family protein: protein MLILASGSPRRSEILKLIGVDFRVVVSNEEEKPSSTNPLDFPRENACIKALAVSRNVPEEYVVGFDTLVFLDGEPLGKPKSEEGALEMLKRLNGRGHKVITGVAICKNGQVLSASEEETEVIFRENSLQELQEYVNSKDPMDKAGAYGIQTAGARLIQGIRGCYYNVVGLPVAKMLKMFGELKIEV from the coding sequence ATGTTGATTTTAGCCAGTGGCTCTCCCCGTCGTTCAGAAATTCTCAAGTTGATTGGGGTTGATTTCAGAGTTGTAGTTTCCAATGAAGAAGAAAAACCTTCGTCCACCAACCCTTTGGATTTTCCGAGGGAAAATGCCTGCATCAAGGCGCTTGCCGTTTCCCGTAATGTGCCGGAAGAATATGTAGTGGGCTTTGATACATTGGTTTTCCTTGATGGAGAACCTTTGGGGAAGCCCAAGAGCGAAGAAGGTGCGCTTGAAATGCTGAAACGCCTCAATGGAAGGGGCCATAAGGTGATTACCGGGGTGGCTATTTGCAAGAATGGCCAGGTTCTTTCTGCATCAGAGGAGGAAACTGAGGTCATTTTCCGTGAGAACTCCTTACAGGAACTCCAAGAATATGTAAATTCTAAGGACCCGATGGATAAGGCCGGGGCCTATGGCATTCAAACAGCAGGCGCAAGGCTTATTCAGGGGATAAGAGGATGCTACTACAACGTGGTGGGTTTGCCTGTAGCAAAGATGCTAAAGATGTTTGGCGAATTGAAGATTGAGGTGTAA
- a CDS encoding helix-turn-helix domain-containing protein → MSNPVEEKRPDERLGEYIARVREARGMSLEDLSAVTKLTVSNLKAIESSDWKSFPVPAYVRGYLNSISAKLNLDAQAVLQCYAAEMGQKPSKQFVDVSTHGKIAPVTEDETKKKSMAVPVVIVVLILAFLVASHFLDLESIAEQNSSPAPVNEAPAVVAEDSTEQAEVPEGAEVVPADSLQKDTAVTDTAKVPESAVSQAVVDEAVKKSELPASATIFISSDSKKVEKAAENAPKTNKTNFVLVGSGEALSWVGLKRREDSSSFLKEANIARKDVRMVYNTEDTLCVTIGEPKAIAKLLLNGVETPLPEMQFGRVTRFRVFGGKIVK, encoded by the coding sequence GTGTCGAATCCGGTTGAAGAAAAAAGACCCGACGAACGTTTAGGTGAATATATTGCCCGAGTACGTGAAGCTCGCGGCATGTCCTTGGAAGATTTGTCTGCTGTGACGAAGCTCACAGTTTCCAATTTGAAAGCTATTGAATCTTCCGATTGGAAGAGCTTTCCTGTGCCCGCTTATGTGCGTGGCTATCTGAACTCTATTTCAGCAAAGCTGAATCTTGATGCGCAGGCTGTACTTCAGTGCTATGCCGCTGAAATGGGGCAGAAACCCAGCAAACAGTTTGTTGATGTTTCTACTCACGGTAAGATTGCTCCGGTCACTGAGGATGAAACCAAGAAAAAGAGTATGGCTGTCCCTGTGGTGATTGTTGTGCTCATACTGGCATTCCTAGTCGCCTCTCATTTCCTGGATCTTGAATCCATCGCCGAACAGAATTCTTCTCCTGCGCCGGTTAATGAAGCTCCTGCTGTAGTTGCAGAAGACTCTACTGAACAGGCTGAAGTTCCCGAGGGCGCTGAGGTTGTTCCTGCAGATTCCTTGCAGAAGGATACTGCCGTTACCGATACCGCAAAGGTTCCGGAAAGTGCCGTGAGCCAGGCTGTTGTAGATGAGGCGGTTAAGAAGTCTGAACTTCCCGCATCTGCTACAATCTTTATTTCTTCTGATTCCAAGAAGGTCGAGAAGGCTGCCGAAAACGCTCCCAAGACGAACAAGACCAATTTTGTTCTGGTAGGTTCTGGCGAAGCTCTTTCCTGGGTTGGCCTCAAGCGTCGCGAAGATTCCAGTTCCTTCCTTAAGGAAGCAAACATTGCTCGCAAGGATGTTCGCATGGTCTACAACACCGAAGATACTTTGTGTGTAACCATCGGTGAACCGAAGGCCATTGCAAAGCTTCTTCTCAATGGCGTGGAAACTCCGCTTCCCGAAATGCAGTTTGGCCGCGTAACCCGCTTCCGTGTTTTTGGCGGCAAGATCGTCAAGTAA
- the hisB gene encoding imidazoleglycerol-phosphate dehydratase HisB, with the protein MRSSKISRKTNETDIELSLNLDEATPGVINSGNGFLDHMLNLFQVHGGFHLDLTCNGDVNVDMHHSMEDIAIVLGQAFVECLGDKKGIERYGFYFVPMDEALSRVCIDFSNRIGFVWNVKLPGATAGGIEASMFEHFFKSLCENARMNLHVELFYGNDNHHCLESIFKALARAVAMAIAPSRNVKGVPSSKGVL; encoded by the coding sequence ATGCGTAGTTCCAAGATTTCTAGAAAGACTAACGAAACCGATATTGAATTGAGCTTGAATCTTGACGAAGCCACCCCTGGCGTAATCAATTCTGGCAACGGCTTCCTGGATCACATGCTTAACCTGTTCCAGGTACACGGCGGTTTCCATCTGGATCTTACCTGCAATGGCGATGTCAATGTGGATATGCACCACAGCATGGAAGATATTGCCATTGTGCTTGGCCAGGCTTTCGTGGAATGCCTTGGCGACAAGAAGGGTATCGAACGTTACGGTTTCTACTTCGTTCCTATGGACGAGGCTCTTAGCCGTGTTTGCATCGACTTCAGTAACCGAATTGGCTTTGTCTGGAACGTAAAGCTTCCCGGTGCAACCGCTGGTGGTATTGAAGCAAGCATGTTTGAACATTTCTTCAAGAGTCTGTGTGAAAATGCTCGCATGAACCTGCACGTGGAACTGTTCTACGGTAACGACAATCATCACTGTCTCGAAAGCATTTTCAAGGCCTTGGCTCGTGCAGTTGCCATGGCCATTGCTCCCAGCCGTAATGTGAAGGGCGTGCCCAGCAGTAAAGGAGTTTTGTAA